A single region of the Gossypium arboreum isolate Shixiya-1 chromosome 12, ASM2569848v2, whole genome shotgun sequence genome encodes:
- the LOC108478793 gene encoding uncharacterized protein LOC108478793: protein MSVVLKKVLQRLSTGESWYKNFRYKEKVDKPGDVRNIMLIVATLIASVTFQAGVNPPGGVWQDGVRAGRAIYASQPGDYCVFLIANTLSLSASMFVITSLTHGFPFQLEIVIATISMIFTYGSAIFAVTPSESVRFRYVILAAAVPILLRCLIHFFNVIFNNKKSEPQTTEA, encoded by the coding sequence ATGTCTGTCGTTTTAAAAAAGGTGCTACAGCGATTAAGCACAGGCGAGAGCTGGTACAAGAATTTCCGGTATAAAGAAAAAGTAGACAAGCCTGGCGATGTTCGAAACATTATGTTAATAGTAGCAACCCTCATAGCTTCCGTTACCTTCCAAGCCGGTGTCAACCCTCCTGGCGGAGTATGGCAAGATGGAGTTCGTGCAGGCAGAGCCATTTATGCATCCCAGCCTGGAGACTACTGTGTTTTCTTGATCGCCAACACCCTTTCTCTCTCTGCCTCCATGTTTGTCATCACCTCTCTCACCCACGGCTTCCCTTTCCAACTCGAAATTGTTATTGCCACCATTTCCATGATCTTCACTTACGGTTCCGCTATTTTCGCTGTTACTCCCAGCGAATCGGTGAGGTTCCGCTACGTCATTCTCGCCGCTGCCGTGCCTATTCTTCTTCGGTGTTTGATTCATTTCTTCAATGTCATCTTTAATAATAAGAAATCTGAACCACAGACTACTGAAGCATGA